Proteins from a genomic interval of Oceanispirochaeta crateris:
- a CDS encoding UDP-glucuronic acid decarboxylase family protein, translated as MIRILVTGGAGLIGSHLCSKLLESGNKVLCLDNFFTGTKENLLQLMDNSYFEILHHNIINPISLELDQIYNLACPASPIHYLHDPVQTTKTSVIGAINMLELAKNLNIPILQASTSEIYGDPEIHPQLESYWGNVNTIGPRACYDEGKRCAETLFFDYYRENKVNIKVLRIFNTYGPHMRSDDGRVVSNFIVQALQNQDITIFGDGNQTRSFCYVDDIVNAMIQMMDSKDLTGPINIGNPMEVTMNELADMIIELTDSKSQKVYLPLPKDDPKRRKPDITLARQKLNWEPKIDLREGLLKTIDYFKSPRPS; from the coding sequence ATGATAAGAATATTGGTTACTGGAGGAGCTGGTTTAATCGGATCTCATCTATGTTCTAAACTGCTGGAATCAGGCAATAAAGTACTATGCCTCGATAATTTTTTCACTGGTACTAAAGAGAACCTGCTCCAGCTTATGGATAATTCCTATTTTGAAATTCTTCACCATAACATCATTAATCCCATATCTCTTGAATTGGACCAGATCTATAATCTTGCCTGTCCTGCTAGTCCCATCCACTACCTGCATGATCCAGTACAGACAACAAAAACCAGTGTAATAGGGGCCATAAACATGCTGGAACTGGCAAAAAACCTGAATATCCCCATCCTTCAAGCATCTACAAGTGAAATATACGGTGATCCGGAAATACATCCGCAATTGGAAAGCTATTGGGGAAATGTTAACACAATAGGGCCAAGAGCATGTTATGACGAGGGGAAACGATGCGCCGAAACTCTTTTTTTCGATTACTACAGGGAGAACAAAGTCAACATTAAAGTGCTCCGGATATTCAATACATACGGTCCCCATATGAGAAGTGACGATGGCAGAGTTGTGAGCAATTTTATTGTCCAGGCATTGCAGAATCAGGATATCACAATCTTTGGAGATGGAAACCAGACCAGAAGTTTCTGCTATGTGGATGATATTGTAAATGCTATGATACAAATGATGGATTCAAAGGATTTAACCGGACCGATCAATATCGGGAATCCCATGGAAGTGACGATGAACGAATTAGCTGATATGATAATTGAGCTGACAGACTCTAAAAGTCAAAAAGTATACCTACCCCTTCCCAAAGATGATCCCAAAAGAAGAAAACCCGATATTACCCTGGCCAGACAGAAATTGAACTGGGAACCAAAGATTGATTTAAGAGAAGGTCTGTTGAAAACAATAGACTATTTCAAAAGCCCCCGGCCTTCCTGA